The Chloroflexota bacterium genomic interval CTCGTCCCACTCCTTCATCAGCCCATACTCGAGCATGGTCTCCATCCCAGCCAGGGCAGCCCGCAGGTTCACGCCGATAAGGGGAACGCCAGCAACGGAGATGATGAGGTCGGCATGGATTATCAGCCCCTTATCCAGCACCCTGTCCAACAGGTCCACCAGGGTAGCGTGCGAGTTGCGGATTGGCTCCATAGCTACCTGTATCAGGCACCTCCTACAAAGCTATAGGGAGGCCAGGGTCCCGTAAAACGCACCGAAAAGCCCTCCAGCTGATTGATCTTGTCCAGCTCCCCCCCCAGCCCTGTGTACTTGTCTCTACGGACCAGACAGGAGAGGTTCATGATCATCTGCAAGTCCT includes:
- a CDS encoding gas vesicle protein codes for the protein MEPIRNSHATLVDLLDRVLDKGLIIHADLIISVAGVPLIGVNLRAALAGMETMLEYGLMKEWDERTRAWESKHREKKEVAALSGEDIILERQGIPGRER